A window from gamma proteobacterium SS-5 encodes these proteins:
- a CDS encoding HAMP domain-containing protein, with protein MIALVMAPMARRASEDLAGLMLLAAQTYSELPPETRLDFQIELAATHQLRLRSRLPEIHESGWHGIYIQALTKALAEKTGAPRPLIQSLEQGEAWFWTALPSGEASLVVGFPASRVGTHPLQMLVFSLVNGLLLAGLIALLLARRITRPLARLEQALNRVGQGETPELLAESGPRELATLARHFNQMARQVQELLSARTTLLAGISHDLRTPLARLRLALALLAQRPQAQLIERMEQDVEAMDRLIADVLDLARGLASEEAQTLELCALLREISAQYAPQRLQLDCPQQVMDIGLNLRPQALRRVLSNLIDNALRYAAEGPVQLVLEQTQGQVRIGVLDQGPGIPEDQLQAVFRPFHRVEASRSPDTGGSGLGLAIVQQLALANGWRIALHNRPGGGLAVWLELL; from the coding sequence ATGATCGCCCTGGTCATGGCCCCCATGGCCCGGCGCGCCAGCGAGGACCTGGCCGGGCTGATGCTGCTCGCGGCGCAGACCTACAGCGAGCTGCCACCTGAGACGCGGCTGGATTTTCAGATCGAACTGGCCGCCACCCACCAGCTGCGCCTGCGTTCACGCCTGCCCGAGATCCATGAGAGCGGCTGGCACGGCATCTATATCCAAGCCCTAACCAAGGCCCTGGCGGAGAAGACCGGCGCGCCGCGCCCGCTGATCCAGAGCCTGGAACAGGGCGAGGCCTGGTTCTGGACCGCCCTGCCCTCCGGCGAGGCCAGCCTGGTGGTGGGCTTTCCCGCCAGCCGTGTCGGCACCCATCCGCTGCAGATGCTGGTCTTCAGCCTGGTCAACGGCCTGCTGCTGGCGGGGCTAATCGCCTTGTTGCTGGCGCGGCGCATCACCCGGCCCCTGGCACGGCTGGAGCAGGCGCTGAATCGGGTCGGCCAGGGTGAAACGCCGGAACTGCTGGCAGAATCCGGACCGCGCGAGCTGGCCACCCTGGCGCGCCACTTCAATCAGATGGCGCGCCAGGTACAGGAGCTGCTCAGCGCCCGCACCACCCTGCTGGCCGGCATCTCCCACGATCTGCGCACCCCGCTGGCGCGCCTGCGCCTGGCCCTGGCCCTGCTGGCGCAGCGGCCACAGGCGCAGCTGATCGAGCGCATGGAGCAGGATGTGGAGGCGATGGATCGGCTGATTGCCGATGTGCTCGACCTGGCCCGAGGCCTGGCCAGCGAGGAGGCGCAGACGCTGGAGCTCTGCGCCCTGCTGCGGGAAATCAGCGCCCAATACGCGCCGCAGCGCTTGCAACTGGACTGCCCGCAGCAGGTGATGGATATTGGCCTCAATCTTAGGCCCCAGGCCCTGCGCCGGGTGCTGAGCAATCTGATCGACAACGCCCTGCGCTATGCCGCCGAAGGGCCGGTGCAACTGGTCCTGGAGCAGACGCAGGGCCAGGTGCGCATCGGCGTGCTGGATCAGGGCCCCGGCATCCCCGAGGACCAGCTGCAGGCAGTGTTTCGCCCCTTTCACCGGGTGGAGGCCTCGCGCAGCCCGGATACCGGCGGCTCTGGCCTGGGCCTGGCCATAGTCCAGCAACTGGCCCTGGCCAACGGCTGGCGCATCGCGCTGCACAACCGCCCCGGCGGCGGCCTGGCCGTCTGGCTGGAGTTACTCTGA
- a CDS encoding HD-GYP domain-containing protein: MINIRKTLVIRLFWTWLGLSSLTAGLVYYFETERVDEKVLALAVAAEQQLSVEQLRGYNQGEVSAAQIKAIAEELGRGRFAVVEIYDRHKQKIVELVGQGREELEHALSAQAHAFPLGEEIRYEKHWVLDEFVLMVLLPLRDQVGELQGYFEGVFVADAETVAQIQQDVLSSVLIAMGVILVTTLVLYPVILSLNRELIENSRKILRANLELLEVLGSAIAKRDSDTNIHNYRVTLYAIALGEAVAMSGEELRRLIVGAFLHDVGKIGISDNILLKPGRLTEDEFRVMQQHVNLGLDIINRSSWLAAAEDVVLCHHEKFNGSGYPRGLKGEEIPLTARVFAIVDVFDALTSRRPYKEPFPFEQAMQIIQEDAGSHFDPELVARFAAIAREIHRILSEADEEAIMAMLSDKSQHYFRL; the protein is encoded by the coding sequence ATGATCAACATCCGCAAAACCCTGGTGATTCGTCTGTTCTGGACCTGGCTGGGGCTGTCCAGCCTCACCGCAGGGCTGGTCTATTACTTCGAGACCGAGCGGGTGGACGAGAAGGTGCTGGCCCTGGCGGTGGCGGCGGAACAGCAGTTGTCGGTGGAGCAATTGCGCGGTTACAACCAGGGTGAGGTATCGGCGGCGCAGATCAAGGCCATCGCCGAAGAGTTGGGGCGCGGGCGCTTTGCCGTGGTGGAGATTTACGATCGCCACAAGCAGAAGATCGTCGAGCTGGTGGGGCAGGGACGTGAGGAACTGGAGCACGCCCTGTCCGCCCAGGCCCATGCCTTCCCCCTGGGTGAGGAAATCCGCTACGAGAAACACTGGGTGCTGGATGAGTTCGTTCTCATGGTGCTACTGCCCCTGCGGGATCAGGTCGGCGAGCTGCAGGGCTATTTCGAGGGAGTGTTTGTTGCCGATGCCGAGACCGTGGCGCAAATCCAGCAGGATGTGCTCTCCTCGGTGCTCATCGCCATGGGGGTGATCCTGGTTACCACTCTGGTGCTCTATCCGGTGATCCTGTCGCTCAATCGCGAGCTGATCGAGAACTCGCGCAAGATTCTGCGCGCCAACCTGGAGCTGCTGGAGGTGCTGGGCAGCGCCATCGCCAAGCGAGATTCGGATACCAACATCCACAACTACCGGGTCACCCTCTATGCCATCGCCTTGGGCGAGGCGGTGGCCATGTCCGGCGAGGAACTGCGCCGGCTGATCGTCGGCGCCTTTCTCCACGACGTGGGCAAGATCGGCATCAGCGATAACATCCTGCTCAAGCCCGGCCGCCTCACCGAGGACGAATTTCGCGTGATGCAGCAGCATGTCAACCTGGGTCTGGATATCATCAACCGCTCCTCCTGGCTCGCGGCGGCTGAGGACGTGGTGCTCTGCCACCATGAGAAATTCAACGGCAGCGGTTATCCCCGCGGCCTCAAGGGCGAGGAGATTCCGCTTACCGCACGGGTATTCGCCATTGTCGATGTGTTCGACGCCCTGACCTCACGCCGACCCTACAAGGAGCCTTTCCCCTTCGAGCAGGCAATGCAGATCATTCAGGAGGATGCCGGCAGCCACTTCGACCCCGAGTTGGTAGCACGCTTTGCCGCCATCGCCCGTGAGATTCACCGGATTCTCTCCGAGGCGGACGAGGAGGCGATCATGGCTATGCTCAGCGACAAGTCGCAACACTATTTCCGCCTCTGA
- a CDS encoding type II toxin-antitoxin system VapC family toxin, with amino-acid sequence MMIALDTNILARAIVDEEDADDATQAQQQRAQALLSSGQALFIPVTVVEELEWVLRGVYEMPCDEVAAVFDDLLAVESLVVDRAAAVEQAVAWYRSGLDFSDALHLAQSGLCAGLATFDAHFAKGAQRLGLQPPVTMA; translated from the coding sequence TTGATGATTGCGCTGGACACCAACATCTTGGCACGCGCTATTGTCGATGAGGAGGATGCGGACGATGCCACCCAGGCGCAGCAGCAACGTGCGCAAGCCCTGTTGTCTTCAGGGCAAGCGCTGTTCATCCCGGTAACGGTGGTTGAGGAACTGGAGTGGGTGCTACGTGGAGTTTACGAGATGCCATGTGATGAGGTGGCCGCTGTGTTCGATGACCTGCTGGCCGTCGAAAGCCTGGTAGTGGACCGTGCTGCCGCGGTTGAGCAGGCAGTGGCATGGTATCGGAGCGGTCTTGATTTTTCGGATGCTTTGCATTTGGCGCAGTCTGGTTTGTGCGCCGGGCTGGCAACTTTTGATGCGCACTTTGCCAAGGGGGCGCAGCGACTGGGCTTGCAACCCCCTGTAACTATGGCTTAA
- a CDS encoding response regulator has translation MNVDHSPHIPPHILVVDDDPGLCQLLAEYLSGNGFKVTAVAEGNAMRQALRQRPDALVLDLMLPGEDGLSLARWVRGSAELAELPILMLSARGEEIDRIIGLEVGADDYLAKPFNPRELLARLRALLRRSRPASPETTDSASQPGFGPFLLDLQAHRLLRDGLEIALTSAEFDLLRLFVERPNRVLSRDALIDALKGFERNPYDRSIDIRVTRLRRKIEPDPATPTYIRTIRGEGYLFNPRGDSL, from the coding sequence ATGAATGTTGATCATAGCCCGCATATCCCCCCGCATATCCTGGTCGTCGATGACGACCCCGGACTCTGTCAGCTGCTGGCGGAATATCTCAGCGGCAACGGCTTCAAGGTCACTGCCGTGGCCGAGGGCAATGCCATGCGGCAGGCCCTGCGGCAACGGCCCGATGCTCTGGTGCTGGACCTGATGCTGCCCGGCGAGGACGGCCTGAGCCTGGCCCGCTGGGTACGCGGCAGCGCGGAGCTGGCCGAGCTGCCGATCCTCATGCTCTCCGCCCGTGGTGAAGAGATCGACCGCATCATCGGCCTGGAGGTGGGTGCCGATGACTACCTGGCCAAGCCCTTCAACCCGCGTGAACTGCTCGCCCGCCTGCGCGCCCTGCTGCGCCGCTCTCGTCCGGCATCCCCTGAGACCACCGACAGCGCCAGTCAGCCAGGTTTTGGCCCCTTCCTGCTCGATCTCCAGGCCCATCGCCTGCTGCGGGATGGGCTGGAGATCGCCCTGACCAGCGCCGAGTTCGACCTGTTGCGCCTGTTTGTCGAGCGGCCTAACCGGGTGCTGTCGCGGGATGCCCTTATCGACGCCCTCAAGGGCTTCGAGCGCAATCCCTATGACCGCAGCATCGATATCCGCGTCACCCGCCTGCGCCGCAAGATCGAACCCGATCCGGCGACACCGACCTACATCCGCACCATCCGTGGCGAGGGCTATCTGTTCAACCCCCGTGGCGACAGCCTGTGA
- a CDS encoding TraR/DksA C4-type zinc finger protein: MQDIGHFRAKLLAARAALRRCEDGSYGDCLDCEEPIDPRRLGLDPAIALCIGCAEKRSYKHRR, encoded by the coding sequence ATGCAGGACATCGGCCACTTCAGAGCCAAATTGCTCGCCGCCCGCGCCGCCCTGCGCCGCTGCGAGGACGGCAGCTATGGCGACTGCCTGGACTGCGAGGAACCCATAGACCCGCGCCGCCTGGGGCTGGACCCGGCCATTGCCCTGTGCATAGGCTGCGCGGAAAAGCGAAGTTACAAGCACAGGCGCTGA
- a CDS encoding AbrB/MazE/SpoVT family DNA-binding domain-containing protein, with protein MTMMTLSAKRQVVLPAEICRQVALAPGSRVLVELSPDGCGIMIQPVANTIKKPASVLWGRVKHTGKPVSIEEMQGLAIAQAMAKTGD; from the coding sequence ATGACGATGATGACGCTTTCGGCGAAGCGACAAGTTGTTTTGCCGGCTGAGATCTGTAGGCAGGTAGCCCTCGCGCCGGGCTCGCGCGTGTTGGTTGAATTGTCACCTGATGGTTGCGGGATCATGATTCAGCCTGTGGCCAACACGATTAAAAAGCCGGCTTCGGTATTGTGGGGTCGGGTAAAACACACCGGCAAACCGGTTTCCATCGAGGAAATGCAGGGTTTAGCTATAGCACAGGCCATGGCGAAGACGGGCGATTGA
- a CDS encoding lytic murein transglycosylase has product MENKYLAIAALILSLFIPVAPSLAADCGNGPGGFSAWLKRFKQSAQAEGISQKTLNSALGGVSYSALVIQRDRNQHSMKLSFEAFYKRRVSNAMIKQGRNWIASNKSLAERIEKRFGVPIEVPVSIWGMETHYGSFKGEMLPIFTSLATLAYDCRRSDFFRRNLLSALRIVQRGDMRPSQMRGAWAGEIGQTQFMAEAYYKYAVDFDGNGRRDLINSPADVLASTANYLKGYGWKRGGSWQPGSHNYGVLKEWNKAGVYVKAIAKMAQTMASGKPLGGGKSTSGQGRNSGSGNSSGYQFH; this is encoded by the coding sequence ATGGAAAACAAATACCTGGCAATTGCCGCCCTGATCCTCAGCCTATTCATCCCGGTCGCCCCCAGCCTGGCGGCCGATTGCGGCAATGGCCCTGGCGGATTTTCCGCCTGGCTCAAGCGCTTCAAGCAATCGGCCCAGGCCGAGGGGATCAGCCAGAAAACCCTGAATTCTGCCCTAGGGGGCGTAAGCTACAGCGCCCTGGTGATCCAGCGGGATCGCAACCAGCATTCCATGAAGCTGTCGTTTGAGGCCTTCTACAAGCGCCGGGTCTCCAACGCCATGATAAAGCAGGGTAGAAACTGGATTGCCTCCAACAAATCCCTGGCCGAGCGCATTGAGAAACGCTTTGGCGTACCGATCGAAGTCCCTGTCTCCATCTGGGGCATGGAGACCCATTACGGCTCCTTCAAGGGCGAGATGCTGCCGATCTTCACCTCGCTGGCCACCCTCGCCTATGACTGCCGCCGTTCGGACTTCTTTCGCCGCAATCTGCTCAGCGCCCTGCGCATCGTCCAGCGCGGCGACATGAGGCCCAGCCAGATGCGCGGGGCCTGGGCCGGCGAGATCGGCCAAACCCAGTTCATGGCCGAGGCCTATTACAAGTACGCCGTCGATTTCGACGGTAATGGCCGCCGCGACCTGATCAACAGCCCGGCCGACGTGCTCGCCTCTACTGCCAATTACCTCAAGGGATACGGCTGGAAGCGCGGCGGCAGCTGGCAACCGGGCAGCCACAACTACGGGGTACTCAAGGAATGGAACAAGGCCGGGGTTTACGTCAAGGCCATCGCCAAGATGGCGCAAACCATGGCCAGCGGCAAACCCCTGGGCGGCGGGAAATCAACCAGCGGCCAGGGGCGCAACAGCGGATCAGGCAATAGCTCCGGTTATCAGTTCCACTGA
- a CDS encoding IS1595 family transposase — MLKWSRNQLAPGSTVYSDGLACFRAVTAADCQHIPIVTGGGPDSVKHEEFTWVNTMIGNVKNAVTGVYHAMQHKHLPRYLAEYCYRFNRRFALETLLPRLGWAAARTPPMPYQLLKMAEVYG; from the coding sequence ATCCTGAAGTGGTCTCGCAACCAGTTGGCACCCGGCAGCACCGTCTACAGCGATGGTCTGGCCTGCTTTCGCGCCGTCACGGCCGCGGATTGTCAGCACATCCCGATTGTCACCGGCGGCGGTCCCGATAGCGTAAAGCATGAGGAATTCACCTGGGTCAACACGATGATCGGCAACGTCAAGAATGCCGTCACGGGTGTTTACCATGCCATGCAGCATAAGCACCTGCCACGCTATCTGGCTGAATACTGCTACCGCTTCAACCGACGCTTTGCTCTGGAGACGCTCCTGCCCCGGCTGGGCTGGGCCGCTGCACGAACGCCACCGATGCCGTACCAGCTCCTGAAGATGGCTGAGGTTTATGGGTAA
- a CDS encoding DUF2202 domain-containing protein — protein MKNQFGKSFGGSMANSAENQIAENQDVKAFGNAFGGPGRGQGQAAQPLSLSPAETDSLLFMIEEEKLAGDLYQVFYEQTGLAIFGRIAQAEDRHYDALIRQAERADLDLTGLNALGEGEFVNADLQLLYNQMLAEGSVSTDAALAVGQAIEQADIADLQGSLVNGLESTALIGVFERLLAGSENHLAAFDAWLLA, from the coding sequence ATGAAAAATCAATTTGGCAAATCCTTCGGCGGTTCAATGGCGAACAGTGCAGAGAATCAGATAGCAGAAAATCAGGACGTCAAGGCATTCGGCAATGCCTTTGGTGGGCCCGGTCGTGGTCAGGGGCAGGCGGCGCAGCCGCTCAGTCTGAGCCCGGCCGAGACCGACTCCCTGCTGTTCATGATTGAGGAAGAAAAACTGGCCGGCGACCTCTATCAGGTTTTCTACGAGCAGACCGGCCTGGCGATCTTTGGCCGCATCGCCCAAGCGGAAGACCGGCATTACGATGCCTTGATTCGTCAGGCCGAGCGCGCCGATCTGGACCTGACCGGCCTGAATGCCTTGGGCGAGGGCGAGTTCGTCAATGCCGACCTGCAACTGCTGTACAACCAGATGCTGGCCGAGGGCAGTGTCTCGACAGATGCCGCGCTGGCAGTAGGTCAGGCGATTGAACAGGCCGATATCGCTGACCTGCAAGGCTCCCTGGTGAATGGGCTGGAAAGCACGGCATTGATCGGCGTATTTGAGCGCCTGCTGGCGGGCTCGGAAAACCACTTGGCCGCCTTTGACGCCTGGCTGCTGGCCTGA